From the Microbacterium thalassium genome, one window contains:
- a CDS encoding DUF5302 domain-containing protein, with the protein MSTDGKAPGAASEDVKRKFKEALEAKNAHHREGEAHLDGDSAIHHTHAAMTKREFRRKSG; encoded by the coding sequence ATGAGCACCGACGGAAAGGCCCCGGGCGCGGCATCCGAGGACGTCAAGCGCAAGTTCAAGGAAGCACTCGAGGCGAAGAACGCCCACCATCGCGAGGGCGAGGCCCACCTCGACGGCGATTCCGCCATCCACCACACGCACGCGGCGATGACCAAACGCGAGTTCCGGCGGAAGAGCGGCTGA